Proteins encoded by one window of Pseudomonas tructae:
- a CDS encoding hemolysin family protein, with translation MDPSPGFNLAALFADFGMILFALLLVLLNGFFVAAEFAMVKLRSTRVESIAEQHGWRGQILRTVHSQLDAYLSACQLGITLASLGLGWVGEPAFAHLLEPLLAAVGVESPEVIKGISFFSAFFVISYLHIVVGELAPKSWAIRKPELLSLWTAVPLYLFYWLMYPAIYLLNASANAILRIAGQGEPGPHHEHHYSREELKLILHSSRGQDPSDQGMRVLASAVEMGELEVVDWANSREDMVSLDANAPLKEILAMFRRHKFSRYPVLDAERGEFIGLLHIKDLLLELADLDHIPESFNLAELTRPLERVSRHMPLSHLLEQFRKGGAHFALVEEADGKVIGYLTMEDVLEVLVGDIQDEHRKAERGILAYQPGKLLVRGDTPLFKVERLLGVDLDHIEAETLAGLVYETLKRVPEEEELLEVEGLRIIIKKMKGPKIVLAKVLKLD, from the coding sequence ATGGACCCTTCCCCTGGTTTCAACCTCGCTGCACTTTTCGCCGACTTCGGCATGATTCTTTTTGCTTTGCTGCTGGTTCTGCTCAACGGCTTTTTCGTTGCCGCCGAGTTCGCCATGGTCAAATTGCGCTCGACCCGCGTCGAGTCGATCGCCGAGCAACACGGCTGGCGCGGGCAGATCCTGCGCACCGTACACAGCCAGCTGGATGCCTACCTGTCTGCCTGCCAACTGGGTATCACCCTGGCCTCGCTGGGCCTGGGCTGGGTCGGTGAGCCGGCTTTCGCGCACCTGCTCGAGCCGCTGCTGGCCGCGGTCGGCGTCGAATCCCCGGAAGTGATCAAGGGCATCTCGTTCTTCAGCGCCTTCTTCGTCATCTCCTACCTGCACATCGTCGTCGGTGAGCTGGCACCCAAATCCTGGGCGATCCGTAAACCCGAACTGCTGTCGCTGTGGACGGCGGTACCGCTGTACCTGTTCTACTGGCTGATGTACCCGGCCATCTACCTGCTCAACGCCAGCGCCAATGCCATCCTGCGTATTGCCGGCCAGGGTGAGCCTGGGCCGCACCACGAACATCACTACAGCCGTGAAGAACTCAAGCTGATCCTGCACTCCAGCCGTGGCCAGGATCCGAGTGACCAGGGTATGCGTGTACTGGCTTCGGCAGTGGAAATGGGCGAACTGGAAGTGGTCGACTGGGCCAACTCCCGTGAAGACATGGTCAGCCTGGATGCCAATGCGCCGCTCAAGGAAATCCTCGCGATGTTCCGTCGGCACAAGTTCAGCCGCTACCCGGTACTCGATGCCGAGCGCGGTGAGTTCATCGGCCTGCTGCACATCAAGGACCTGTTGCTGGAGCTGGCCGACCTGGACCATATCCCCGAGTCGTTCAACCTGGCTGAGCTGACCCGCCCGCTGGAGCGCGTGTCGCGGCACATGCCGCTGTCGCACTTGCTTGAGCAGTTCCGCAAAGGCGGCGCGCATTTCGCCCTGGTCGAGGAAGCCGACGGCAAGGTGATCGGCTACCTGACCATGGAAGACGTGCTCGAAGTGCTGGTTGGCGATATCCAGGACGAACACCGCAAGGCCGAACGCGGCATTCTCGCCTACCAGCCAGGCAAGCTGCTGGTACGCGGCGACACGCCGCTGTTCAAGGTCGAGCGCCTGCTCGGCGTGGACCTTGACCATATCGAGGCGGAAACCCTCGCTGGCCTGGTCTACGAGACCCTCAAGCGGGTTCCGGAAGAGGAAGAGCTGCTGGAAGTCGAAGGCCTGCGCATCATCATCAAAAAGATGAAAGGGCCGAAGATCGTCCTGGCCAAGGTGCTCAAGCTCGATTGA
- a CDS encoding peptidoglycan DD-metalloendopeptidase family protein, with the protein MPARTLLFCALLMACDPVLAMTLYKSTDAYGVVSYSDRPIPGGRVLVFGDRMVEQLDTQVQLQASRFAGGVRFNARNDTYAPVEVELRLDRLGNVQGGAARLIRRVIPARTTLPLTLLSARQPGRPVSYKEKFTYALGNPAQRQQAFRYPLPWRGGPFRLSQGPNGRYSHFGPKGRYAMDIAMPEGTPIIAARAGVVIKTENSQSGRGSHPSGNFVRILHEDGTMGVYLHLMRGSVQVREGQRVVYGTPLAKSGNTGNSSGPHLHFVVQRNVGLALESIPYQFNQPVGGLPNFTAGNP; encoded by the coding sequence ATGCCTGCACGCACGCTGCTGTTCTGCGCCTTGCTCATGGCTTGCGACCCTGTGCTGGCCATGACCCTCTACAAAAGCACCGACGCTTATGGCGTGGTGTCGTATTCCGATCGTCCGATCCCGGGTGGGCGGGTGTTGGTCTTTGGCGACCGGATGGTTGAGCAACTGGACACCCAGGTGCAGCTACAGGCCAGCAGGTTTGCCGGGGGCGTGCGCTTCAATGCGCGCAACGACACTTACGCACCGGTCGAAGTGGAGCTGCGTCTGGATCGGCTGGGCAATGTGCAGGGTGGGGCAGCGCGGCTGATACGTCGGGTCATACCGGCGCGCACTACGCTGCCGTTGACCTTGCTCAGTGCAAGGCAGCCCGGCAGGCCTGTGAGCTACAAGGAAAAGTTTACCTACGCCCTGGGCAACCCCGCCCAACGTCAACAAGCCTTTCGCTACCCCTTGCCCTGGCGAGGCGGGCCCTTTCGCCTGAGCCAGGGGCCGAACGGCCGCTACAGCCACTTCGGGCCCAAGGGGCGTTACGCCATGGACATCGCCATGCCCGAAGGCACGCCGATCATCGCCGCCAGGGCAGGGGTGGTGATCAAGACCGAAAACAGCCAGAGCGGCCGAGGCAGCCACCCATCGGGCAACTTCGTGCGGATCCTCCACGAAGACGGCACCATGGGCGTGTACCTGCACCTGATGCGTGGCTCGGTGCAGGTCAGGGAAGGCCAGCGAGTGGTGTACGGCACGCCGCTGGCCAAATCCGGCAATACCGGCAACAGCAGCGGCCCGCACCTGCACTTCGTGGTGCAGCGCAACGTCGGGCTGGCGCTGGAGTCGATTCCCTACCAGTTCAACCAGCCCGTGGGCGGGTTGCCGAACTTTACCGCCGGCAACCCCTGA
- a CDS encoding response regulator: protein MSKVSVLVVDDAPFIRDLVKKCLRNYFPGIVIEDAVNGRKAQALLNRETFDLVLCDWEMPEMSGLELLTWCRQQESMKTMPFIMVTSRGDKENVVQAIQAGVSDFVGKPFTNEQLLTKVKKALTKAGKLDTLLASAPTRATSAFANDSLSALTGGRAETVKPAAPAAAPVAAGKPLINAPKPVAAAPTGRGQGQLRLPSGVQPCVIKALSLKEALLVVRRGETLPQVLEGAVLDLEQGDNAEVARLNGYLHAIAALEPKPDSDWLQLTFKFVDQDAQKLDYLSRLIARGSAQKHFVPGA, encoded by the coding sequence ATGAGTAAAGTCAGTGTGTTGGTTGTGGATGATGCGCCGTTCATTCGCGACCTGGTAAAGAAGTGCCTGCGTAACTATTTCCCCGGTATTGTCATTGAAGATGCAGTCAACGGCCGCAAGGCCCAGGCGTTGCTGAACCGTGAGACCTTCGACCTGGTCCTGTGCGACTGGGAAATGCCGGAAATGTCCGGCCTCGAACTGCTGACCTGGTGCCGTCAGCAGGAATCGATGAAGACCATGCCGTTCATCATGGTGACCAGCCGTGGCGACAAGGAGAACGTGGTCCAGGCGATTCAGGCCGGGGTCTCGGACTTTGTCGGCAAGCCGTTCACCAACGAGCAACTGCTGACCAAGGTGAAGAAAGCCCTGACCAAGGCCGGCAAGCTCGATACTTTGCTGGCCAGTGCACCGACCCGTGCTACGTCGGCCTTTGCCAACGACTCGCTGAGCGCCCTGACTGGCGGCCGTGCCGAAACAGTCAAGCCGGCAGCGCCCGCAGCAGCCCCCGTGGCCGCGGGCAAACCGTTGATCAACGCGCCCAAACCAGTAGCTGCGGCGCCGACAGGTCGTGGCCAGGGCCAACTGCGCCTGCCAAGCGGTGTTCAGCCTTGCGTGATCAAGGCCCTGAGCCTCAAGGAAGCGCTGCTGGTGGTGCGTCGTGGCGAAACCCTGCCTCAGGTACTTGAAGGCGCCGTACTCGACCTGGAGCAGGGCGACAACGCCGAGGTCGCCCGCCTTAATGGCTACCTGCATGCCATTGCCGCGCTGGAACCCAAGCCGGACAGCGACTGGCTGCAACTGACCTTCAAGTTCGTCGACCAGGATGCCCAGAAGCTCGACTACCTGTCGCGCTTGATCGCTCGCGGTTCGGCACAGAAGCACTTCGTGCCGGGTGCCTGA
- the phoU gene encoding phosphate signaling complex protein PhoU, with protein sequence MIDKDSLTHHISQQFNAELEEVRSHLLAMGGLVEKQVNDAVTALIEADSGLAQQVREVDEQINQMERNIDEECVRILARRQPAASDLRLIISISKSVIDLERIGDESTKIARRAIQLCEEGESPRGYVEVRHIGDQVRNMVRDALDAFARFDADLALSVAQYDKTIDREYKTALRELVTYMMEDPRSISRVLSVIWALRSLERIGDHARNISELVIYLVRGTDVRHLGLKRMQEEVQGSAESANVPGKSDDN encoded by the coding sequence ATGATCGATAAAGACAGCCTTACCCACCATATCTCCCAGCAGTTCAACGCCGAACTTGAAGAGGTTCGCAGCCACCTCCTGGCGATGGGCGGCCTGGTCGAGAAGCAGGTCAACGACGCGGTCACCGCGCTGATCGAGGCCGACTCGGGCCTGGCCCAGCAGGTGCGTGAAGTCGACGAGCAGATCAACCAGATGGAGCGCAACATCGACGAAGAGTGCGTGCGCATTCTTGCCCGGCGCCAGCCGGCGGCGTCCGACCTGCGGTTGATCATCAGCATTTCCAAGTCGGTGATTGACCTGGAGCGTATCGGCGACGAATCGACCAAGATCGCTCGCCGCGCCATCCAGTTGTGCGAAGAGGGTGAGTCGCCGCGCGGTTATGTCGAAGTGCGCCATATTGGCGATCAGGTGCGCAACATGGTCCGTGATGCTCTGGACGCCTTTGCCCGTTTCGACGCCGACCTGGCGCTGTCGGTCGCCCAGTACGACAAAACCATCGACCGTGAGTACAAGACCGCCCTGCGCGAGCTGGTCACCTACATGATGGAAGATCCACGCTCGATCTCGCGTGTTCTCAGCGTGATCTGGGCCCTGCGCTCGCTGGAGCGCATCGGTGACCATGCGCGCAACATCTCCGAGCTGGTGATCTATCTGGTGCGCGGTACCGACGTGCGTCACCTGGGCCTCAAGCGTATGCAGGAAGAGGTTCAGGGCAGTGCTGAAAGCGCTAATGTTCCGGGCAAATCTGACGATAACTAA
- the pstB gene encoding phosphate ABC transporter ATP-binding protein PstB codes for MQHESHTHGIDMSALGRAKQSLQLANETVAIEVPGLSLYYGEKQALFDVSLNIPKQRVTAFIGPSGCGKSTLLRTFNRMNDLVDGCRVEGAINLDGNNIYRKGEDVAELRRRVGMVFQKPNPFPKTIYENVVYGLRIQGINKKRVLDEAVEWALKGAALWEEVKDRLHESALGLSGGQQQRLVIARTIAVEPEVLLLDEPCSALDPISTLKVEELIYELKSKYTIVIVTHNMQQAARVSDYTAFMYMGKLVEYGDTDTLFTNPAKKQTEDYITGRYG; via the coding sequence ATGCAGCATGAATCCCATACCCACGGCATCGATATGTCTGCCCTGGGCCGCGCCAAGCAGAGCCTGCAACTGGCCAATGAAACCGTGGCCATCGAAGTACCCGGCCTGAGCCTGTACTACGGCGAGAAGCAGGCGCTGTTCGATGTCAGCCTGAACATCCCCAAGCAGCGTGTGACCGCCTTCATTGGCCCGTCTGGCTGCGGCAAGTCGACCTTGTTGCGTACCTTTAACCGAATGAACGACCTGGTTGACGGTTGCCGTGTGGAAGGGGCAATCAACCTCGACGGCAACAACATCTACCGCAAGGGCGAGGACGTGGCCGAGCTACGTCGCCGCGTGGGTATGGTGTTCCAGAAACCCAACCCGTTCCCCAAGACCATTTACGAAAACGTGGTCTACGGCTTGCGCATCCAGGGCATCAACAAGAAGCGTGTGCTCGACGAAGCCGTGGAGTGGGCACTCAAGGGGGCCGCGCTGTGGGAGGAGGTCAAGGACCGTCTGCACGAGTCGGCGTTGGGCCTGTCCGGTGGTCAGCAGCAACGTCTGGTGATTGCCCGTACCATCGCCGTTGAACCGGAAGTGCTGCTGCTCGATGAGCCGTGCTCGGCGCTCGACCCGATCTCGACGTTGAAGGTCGAAGAGCTGATCTACGAGCTCAAGTCCAAGTACACCATCGTCATCGTTACCCACAACATGCAGCAGGCGGCGCGAGTCTCGGACTACACCGCCTTCATGTACATGGGCAAGCTGGTGGAATACGGTGACACCGACACGCTGTTCACCAACCCGGCGAAGAAGCAGACCGAAGACTACATCACCGGCCGGTATGGCTAG
- the pstA gene encoding phosphate ABC transporter permease PstA — MSGGAVAIAVIMTIGLLAVIAVRGLGHFWPADLLQASYNVPGQANHIVIGEVVQKEEVPRARLKGAGLPVPDEGPEFMTRELIKVGNRDLNGSDFTWVVGEWLTDQQKPVDLIALERREWGNFYGYLVSVKEDGKVVAQGQAAWNELQSRLKRADQLAGALQKLEKKDIGAINYGLERLRLHARKLELDGKLDAAAQADIEAERAELNNRYKAIEERLSGLHQQFDRDSLVARDGNGREVEINLSKVVHAYQPNGMGVFTKLGVYFAKVWEFLSDDPREANTEGGIFPAIFGTVMMTLIMAVIVTPFGVLAAVYLREYARQGPVTRLIRIAVNNLAGVPAIVYGVFGLGFFVYVLGGSLDQLFFPEALPAPTLGTPGLLWASLTLALLAVPVVIVATEEGLARIPRTIREGSLALGATKAETLWKIVLPMASPAMMTGMILAVARAAGEVAPLMLVGVVKLAPSLPVDGNYPYLHLDQKIMHLGFHIYDVGFQSPNVEAARPLVYATALLLVLVIATLNLSAVWIRNHLREKYKALDS; from the coding sequence ATGAGCGGTGGCGCGGTCGCCATCGCGGTGATCATGACCATCGGTCTGCTCGCCGTGATCGCCGTGCGCGGCCTCGGTCACTTCTGGCCGGCCGACCTGCTGCAAGCCAGCTACAACGTGCCTGGCCAGGCCAACCACATCGTCATCGGCGAAGTGGTGCAGAAGGAAGAAGTGCCCCGCGCCCGTCTCAAGGGTGCCGGCTTGCCGGTGCCTGACGAAGGCCCGGAGTTCATGACCCGCGAGCTGATCAAGGTCGGTAACCGCGACCTCAACGGCAGTGACTTCACCTGGGTGGTCGGCGAATGGCTGACCGACCAGCAAAAGCCGGTCGACCTGATTGCCCTGGAGCGCCGCGAGTGGGGCAACTTCTACGGCTACCTGGTCAGCGTCAAGGAAGACGGCAAGGTCGTCGCCCAAGGCCAGGCCGCCTGGAACGAGCTGCAAAGCCGCCTCAAGCGCGCCGACCAACTGGCTGGCGCGCTGCAGAAGCTTGAGAAGAAAGACATCGGTGCGATCAACTACGGCCTCGAGCGTCTGCGTCTGCATGCCCGCAAGCTGGAACTTGACGGCAAGCTGGACGCCGCCGCCCAGGCCGACATCGAAGCCGAGCGCGCCGAGCTGAACAACCGTTACAAGGCTATCGAAGAGCGCCTGAGCGGCCTGCACCAGCAGTTCGATCGTGACAGCCTGGTGGCCCGTGACGGCAATGGCCGCGAAGTGGAGATCAACCTGAGCAAGGTGGTGCATGCCTACCAGCCTAACGGCATGGGCGTTTTCACCAAGCTGGGTGTGTACTTCGCCAAGGTCTGGGAGTTCCTCAGCGACGATCCGCGTGAAGCCAACACCGAAGGCGGGATCTTCCCGGCGATCTTCGGTACCGTGATGATGACCCTGATCATGGCGGTGATCGTCACACCGTTCGGCGTGCTGGCGGCGGTGTACCTGCGTGAATATGCGCGTCAGGGTCCGGTGACCCGTTTGATCCGTATCGCGGTGAACAACCTGGCCGGTGTACCGGCGATCGTCTACGGCGTGTTCGGCCTGGGCTTTTTCGTCTATGTGCTGGGTGGCTCGCTCGACCAGCTGTTCTTCCCCGAAGCCTTGCCGGCGCCGACCCTGGGTACTCCGGGCCTGCTCTGGGCCTCGCTGACCCTGGCGCTGCTGGCGGTTCCGGTGGTGATCGTGGCCACCGAAGAAGGTCTGGCGCGAATTCCACGCACGATCCGCGAAGGCTCGCTGGCGCTCGGTGCGACCAAGGCCGAGACGCTGTGGAAGATCGTCCTGCCGATGGCCAGCCCGGCAATGATGACCGGCATGATTCTCGCCGTGGCCCGTGCCGCCGGTGAAGTGGCGCCGCTGATGCTGGTGGGTGTGGTCAAGCTTGCGCCTTCGCTGCCAGTGGACGGCAACTACCCGTACCTGCACCTGGACCAGAAGATCATGCACCTTGGCTTCCACATCTATGACGTCGGCTTCCAGAGCCCGAACGTCGAGGCTGCGCGGCCGCTGGTGTACGCCACTGCGCTGCTGCTGGTGCTGGTAATCGCCACCCTGAACCTGTCGGCGGTATGGATTCGTAACCACCTGCGCGAGAAGTACAAGGCGCTGGACAGCTAA
- a CDS encoding ABC transporter permease subunit, whose translation MNDLANSTMTQNSPPVRIDFNTPELQRKRRMRALKDRLTRWYVLVGGLAVLAAITLIFFYLAYVVVPLFQGATLTSKKALEPTWLQQDAGKPLMIALEEQNLVGMRVSDKGQALFFDTKTGAELERVALPVPAGTQVTSIGADQPGNPLVVLGLSNGQALVFSHSYKITYPDNKKTITPAVDFPYGQEPFALDDQGRALEHVSLNVNGETLVVAGSTGAHLQVVSLSREENMMTGEVTSEQSRIELPQMTEPVKAIFIDPRQQWLYVINGRAQADVFSLREKSLNGRYKLLDDGNAEVTASTQLVGGISLVIGDSKGGLAQWFMARDPDGEQRFKRIREFQMGKAPIVQIDAEERRKGFVALDADGKLGVFHSTAHRTLLVEPAAEGAGILALSPRANRIIIEEGGKLLPLSLKNPHPEVSWSALWSKVWYENYDEPKYVWQSTASNTDFEPKLSLSPLTFGTLKAAFYAMILAAPLAIAAAIYTAYFMAPGMRRKVKPVIELMEAMPTVILGFFAGLFLAPFLEGHLPGVFSLFLLMPLGILVAGFAWSRLPESLRLRVPDGWEAAILIPVILFTGWFALYMSPFIETWFFDGDMRLWITNDLGITYDQRNALVVGIAMGFAVIPNIYSIAEDAVFSVPRSLTLGSLALGATPWQTLTRVVILTASPGIFSALMIGMGRAVGETMIVLMATGNTPVMEMNLFEGMRTLAANVAVEMPESEVGGSHYRVLFLAALVLLMFTFVMNTLAELIRQRLRKKYSSL comes from the coding sequence ATGAATGATCTGGCCAACTCCACCATGACCCAAAATTCTCCCCCCGTGCGGATTGATTTCAATACGCCCGAATTGCAACGCAAGCGGCGCATGCGTGCGCTCAAGGATCGCCTGACTCGCTGGTATGTACTGGTGGGCGGGCTTGCCGTGCTGGCGGCAATTACCCTGATCTTCTTCTACCTGGCCTACGTGGTCGTGCCGCTGTTCCAAGGCGCTACCTTGACCAGCAAGAAGGCCCTGGAACCGACCTGGCTGCAGCAGGATGCCGGCAAGCCACTGATGATCGCGCTCGAAGAGCAGAACCTGGTCGGCATGCGGGTTTCCGACAAGGGCCAGGCGCTGTTCTTCGACACCAAGACCGGTGCCGAGCTCGAGCGCGTGGCGCTGCCGGTACCCGCCGGTACCCAGGTCACTTCGATCGGTGCCGACCAGCCGGGTAACCCGCTGGTGGTGCTGGGCCTGTCCAATGGTCAGGCGCTGGTGTTCAGCCACAGCTACAAGATCACCTACCCGGACAACAAGAAAACCATCACCCCGGCCGTCGACTTCCCCTATGGCCAGGAGCCGTTCGCCCTGGATGACCAGGGGCGGGCGCTGGAGCATGTCAGCCTCAACGTCAATGGCGAAACCCTGGTGGTGGCCGGTTCTACCGGTGCGCACCTGCAGGTGGTGTCGCTGAGCCGTGAAGAGAACATGATGACCGGCGAAGTCACCAGCGAGCAGAGCCGCATCGAGCTGCCGCAGATGACCGAGCCGGTCAAAGCCATCTTCATCGACCCGCGCCAACAATGGCTGTATGTGATCAACGGTCGTGCCCAGGCTGACGTCTTCAGCCTGCGCGAGAAGAGCCTCAACGGCCGCTACAAGCTGCTTGACGATGGCAATGCCGAAGTCACCGCCAGCACCCAGCTGGTGGGCGGCATCTCGCTGGTCATCGGTGACTCCAAAGGTGGCCTGGCCCAGTGGTTCATGGCCCGCGACCCGGATGGCGAGCAGCGCTTCAAGCGCATTCGTGAGTTCCAGATGGGCAAGGCGCCAATCGTGCAGATCGATGCCGAAGAGCGTCGCAAGGGCTTTGTCGCCCTCGATGCCGACGGTAAGCTCGGCGTGTTCCACAGCACCGCGCACCGCACCCTGCTGGTCGAGCCGGCCGCTGAGGGCGCAGGTATCCTGGCGCTGTCGCCGCGGGCCAACCGCATCATCATCGAAGAAGGCGGCAAACTGCTGCCGCTGTCGCTGAAGAACCCGCACCCGGAAGTGTCCTGGAGCGCGCTGTGGAGCAAGGTCTGGTACGAGAACTACGACGAGCCCAAGTACGTCTGGCAGTCGACCGCCTCCAACACTGACTTCGAACCCAAGCTGAGCCTGTCGCCGCTGACCTTCGGTACCCTGAAGGCCGCGTTCTACGCGATGATCCTCGCCGCCCCGCTGGCCATTGCCGCCGCCATCTACACCGCCTACTTCATGGCCCCGGGCATGCGCCGCAAGGTCAAGCCGGTGATCGAGCTGATGGAGGCGATGCCGACGGTGATTCTCGGTTTCTTCGCCGGCTTGTTCCTGGCGCCGTTCCTTGAGGGCCACTTGCCTGGGGTGTTCAGCCTGTTCCTGTTGATGCCGCTGGGCATCCTGGTCGCCGGCTTTGCCTGGAGCCGCCTGCCCGAGTCGCTGCGCCTGCGGGTGCCAGATGGCTGGGAAGCGGCGATCCTGATCCCGGTGATCCTCTTCACTGGCTGGTTCGCGCTGTACATGAGCCCGTTCATCGAGACCTGGTTCTTCGACGGCGACATGCGCCTGTGGATTACCAACGACCTGGGCATCACCTATGACCAGCGCAACGCCCTGGTAGTGGGTATCGCCATGGGCTTTGCGGTGATCCCGAACATCTACTCGATCGCCGAAGACGCCGTGTTCAGCGTGCCGCGCAGCCTGACCCTGGGTTCGCTGGCACTCGGTGCCACGCCGTGGCAGACCCTGACCCGCGTGGTCATCCTGACCGCAAGCCCGGGGATCTTCTCGGCGCTGATGATCGGCATGGGCCGCGCCGTGGGTGAAACCATGATCGTGCTGATGGCAACCGGCAACACCCCGGTCATGGAAATGAACCTGTTCGAAGGTATGCGCACCCTGGCGGCCAACGTTGCGGTGGAGATGCCTGAGTCGGAAGTCGGTGGCAGTCATTACCGCGTGCTGTTCCTCGCCGCGCTGGTGCTGCTGATGTTCACCTTCGTGATGAACACCTTGGCCGAGCTGATTCGCCAGCGTCTGCGCAAGAAATACTCGTCGCTTTGA
- a CDS encoding phosphate ABC transporter substrate-binding protein PstS yields the protein MKLKRLMAALTFVAAGVATANAVAAVDPAIPTYTKTTGVSGNLSSVGSDTLANLMTLWAEAYKKEYPNVNIQIQAAGSSTAPPALTEGTANLGPMSRKMKDVELQAFEQKYGYKPTAIPVAVDALAVFVHKDNPIKGLTMAQVDAIFSSTRLCGAKADVKTWGDLGVTGDLANKPVQLFGRNSVSGTYGYFKEEALCKGDFKPNVNEQPGSASVVQSISSSLNGIGYSGIGYKTASVKTVALAKKEGGAFVEDNEANALNGTYPLSRFLYVYVNKAPNKPLAPLEAEFVKLVLSQAGQQVVVKDGYIPLPAKVVDKALADLGLNHNGNVAKK from the coding sequence ATGAAACTGAAGCGTTTGATGGCGGCCCTGACTTTCGTCGCCGCTGGCGTTGCCACCGCCAATGCGGTTGCCGCTGTTGACCCTGCTATTCCGACCTACACCAAAACCACCGGTGTGTCGGGCAACCTCTCCAGCGTCGGTTCCGATACCCTGGCCAACCTGATGACTCTGTGGGCTGAGGCCTACAAGAAGGAGTATCCGAACGTAAACATCCAGATTCAGGCTGCCGGCTCCTCCACCGCGCCACCCGCGCTGACCGAAGGCACCGCCAACCTCGGCCCGATGAGCCGCAAGATGAAGGATGTCGAGCTGCAGGCCTTCGAACAGAAGTACGGCTACAAGCCAACCGCCATCCCGGTTGCCGTCGACGCCTTGGCCGTATTCGTGCACAAGGACAACCCGATCAAGGGCCTGACCATGGCTCAGGTCGATGCGATTTTCTCTTCGACCCGCCTGTGCGGTGCCAAGGCCGACGTGAAAACCTGGGGTGACCTGGGTGTGACCGGCGACCTGGCCAACAAGCCAGTGCAGTTGTTCGGCCGTAACTCGGTATCCGGCACCTACGGTTACTTCAAGGAAGAAGCCCTGTGCAAAGGCGACTTCAAGCCTAACGTCAACGAACAACCGGGCTCGGCTTCGGTCGTGCAGTCGATCAGCAGCTCGCTGAACGGCATCGGTTACTCGGGCATCGGCTACAAGACCGCCAGCGTCAAGACCGTAGCCCTGGCCAAGAAAGAAGGCGGTGCCTTCGTTGAAGATAACGAAGCCAACGCCCTGAACGGCACCTACCCGCTGTCGCGTTTCCTCTACGTCTACGTCAACAAGGCACCGAACAAGCCTCTGGCCCCGCTGGAAGCCGAGTTCGTCAAGCTGGTGCTGTCGCAAGCCGGCCAGCAAGTCGTGGTGAAAGACGGTTACATCCCGCTGCCTGCCAAAGTGGTTGATAAAGCCCTGGCAGACCTGGGTCTGAACCACAACGGCAACGTTGCGAAGAAGTAA
- a CDS encoding DUF6392 family protein, producing MIKLTVHEWIARLGTHRDELVDQGILPDRPLDYLFYGHDTLSVVVEPGLELGFSASPEVLSCIHVTILSTLSNELPYSGELPERLQDVLTQKAVGRAPYRSQPAVRMPLPLGETGGWDAFIYDGTRSPSVSVMLQYTNDLNVCDMAFFQGKVNLQRTSN from the coding sequence ATGATCAAACTGACCGTCCATGAGTGGATCGCACGGCTGGGCACCCACCGTGATGAGCTTGTCGATCAGGGTATCCTGCCGGACCGTCCGCTCGATTATCTGTTCTACGGCCACGACACCTTAAGTGTTGTCGTAGAACCGGGCTTGGAGTTGGGGTTTTCAGCTAGCCCCGAAGTGCTTAGTTGTATACATGTAACAATATTAAGCACGTTATCCAATGAATTACCCTACAGCGGTGAGCTTCCCGAGCGATTACAAGACGTGCTGACCCAAAAAGCAGTCGGCAGAGCCCCTTACCGGTCCCAGCCGGCCGTACGGATGCCTTTGCCTTTGGGCGAAACCGGTGGCTGGGATGCCTTCATCTATGATGGCACCCGCTCACCTTCTGTATCAGTGATGCTCCAGTACACCAACGACTTGAATGTCTGTGATATGGCTTTTTTTCAAGGGAAGGTCAATCTACAACGCACAAGCAACTAA